Proteins co-encoded in one Ruegeria pomeroyi DSS-3 genomic window:
- the rnc gene encoding ribonuclease III yields the protein MKLSAEMKAFEARLGYSFERPELLVRALTHGSISSSTRQDNQRLEFLGDRVLGLVMATALLEADKDATEGQLAPRFNALVRKETCAEVAREADLGAVLKLGRSEMMSGGRRKLALLGDAMEAVIAAVYRDGGFAAAEAVILRLWGARVHQVEADARDAKTALQEWAQARGQTPPRYELVKRSGPDHAPVFTILAELADGRRAEATAGAKRQAEQAAARKLLDSLD from the coding sequence GTGAAGCTTTCGGCAGAGATGAAGGCCTTTGAGGCGCGGCTGGGCTACTCCTTCGAGCGGCCCGAGCTTCTGGTGCGCGCGCTGACCCATGGCTCGATCTCCTCATCCACCCGGCAGGACAATCAGCGGCTGGAGTTTCTGGGCGACCGGGTGCTGGGGCTGGTGATGGCGACGGCATTGCTGGAGGCGGACAAGGATGCGACCGAGGGTCAGCTGGCACCCCGCTTCAACGCGCTGGTGCGCAAGGAGACCTGCGCCGAGGTCGCCCGCGAGGCCGATCTGGGCGCGGTGCTGAAACTGGGCCGCTCCGAGATGATGTCGGGCGGGCGGCGCAAGCTGGCGCTGCTCGGTGATGCGATGGAGGCGGTGATCGCCGCCGTCTATCGCGATGGCGGTTTTGCCGCCGCCGAGGCGGTGATCCTGCGGCTTTGGGGGGCGCGTGTCCATCAGGTCGAGGCCGACGCGCGCGATGCCAAGACCGCGCTGCAGGAATGGGCGCAGGCGCGCGGCCAGACCCCGCCACGCTATGAGCTGGTGAAACGCTCGGGCCCCGATCATGCGCCGGTCTTTACCATTCTGGCGGAACTTGCCGATGGTCGCCGGGCCGAGGCCACCGCCGGGGCCAAGCGGCAGGCCGAACAGGCCGCCGCGCGCAAGTTGCTCGACAGTCTGGACTAG
- a CDS encoding DUF3726 domain-containing protein, producing the protein MSFSLNEIEATAKRATRGAGYPWGLAEEAAKATRWLAAHDLDACAELAGLLTRIDGVPLADLAPEPKGTTWVASGGTMCPLAAGAALSDRAAQLRDTGIRLEQLARPALLMPFAALIAQQIGRPVTLRWEGGSAVTDGVALDLSGTAPDLAAWVEVSPGGQIDAATPIRSRARPAPEAWVTLNRLAHRTYAPATEESRLKGAGAGLSDND; encoded by the coding sequence ATGAGTTTCTCCCTCAACGAGATCGAGGCCACCGCCAAGCGCGCCACACGCGGCGCGGGCTATCCCTGGGGCCTCGCCGAAGAGGCGGCCAAGGCCACCCGCTGGCTGGCCGCCCATGATCTGGACGCTTGCGCCGAGCTGGCCGGGCTGCTGACCCGGATCGACGGGGTGCCGCTTGCCGATCTTGCTCCCGAGCCGAAGGGCACGACCTGGGTCGCGTCGGGTGGAACGATGTGCCCGCTGGCGGCAGGGGCCGCGCTGTCGGATCGCGCGGCGCAGCTGCGCGATACGGGGATCCGTCTGGAACAGCTGGCCCGGCCCGCGCTACTGATGCCCTTTGCCGCGCTGATCGCGCAGCAGATCGGTCGCCCGGTCACGCTGCGCTGGGAAGGCGGCAGTGCCGTCACCGATGGCGTGGCGCTCGATCTTTCCGGCACGGCGCCGGACCTCGCGGCCTGGGTCGAGGTAAGCCCGGGTGGCCAGATCGACGCCGCGACGCCGATCCGCAGCCGCGCCCGACCTGCGCCCGAAGCCTGGGTCACCCTGAACCGCCTTGCCCATCGCACCTATGCCCCGGCAACCGAGGAATCCCGGTTGAAGGGCGCAGGCGCGGGACTTTCCGACAATGACTGA
- a CDS encoding class II histone deacetylase, translating into MGKTAFISNEKCFWHFGGNYALLAPVGGLVQPMVAGGLPEAPETKRRLKNLIEVTGLHSDLEMVTGGSATIEDVLRVHPRSYIDEFRRLSDSGGGELGLRTPFGPGAFEIAMLSAGLVIDAVEGVVQGRYRNAYALSRPPGHHCLPDWPNGFCLLANIAIAIEAAKAKGLLGKVAVLDWDVHHGNGTEAIYYERDDVLTISIHQDRCYPHDTGSIDDQGKGAGLGFNMNIPLPPGCGHNAYVEATERLIIPKLKAFDADLVIIACGFDAGGFDPLARMMCSAETFREMTRRVMQVSDGKLVAAHEGGYSELYVPFCGHAMLEEMSGSTIHAADPLAQRVMGQQPGERVQAFHSELIDDMVAKLL; encoded by the coding sequence ATGGGAAAAACGGCATTTATCTCGAACGAGAAGTGCTTTTGGCATTTCGGAGGCAACTATGCGCTGCTTGCGCCGGTCGGCGGGCTGGTACAGCCCATGGTGGCGGGCGGGCTTCCCGAGGCGCCCGAGACAAAACGGCGCCTGAAGAACCTGATCGAGGTCACCGGACTGCACAGCGATCTGGAAATGGTCACGGGCGGCAGCGCCACGATAGAGGACGTGCTCAGGGTCCACCCCCGTTCTTACATCGACGAGTTCCGCCGCCTGTCCGACTCAGGCGGTGGCGAACTGGGGCTGAGAACGCCCTTTGGGCCGGGCGCCTTTGAAATCGCGATGCTGTCCGCAGGTCTGGTGATCGACGCCGTCGAAGGGGTTGTGCAGGGCCGCTACAGAAACGCCTATGCCCTGTCGCGGCCGCCCGGGCACCATTGCCTGCCCGATTGGCCCAACGGGTTCTGCCTGCTTGCAAATATCGCCATCGCCATCGAAGCGGCCAAGGCCAAGGGGCTGCTGGGCAAGGTCGCGGTTCTGGATTGGGATGTCCATCACGGCAATGGAACCGAAGCGATCTATTACGAACGCGACGATGTGCTGACGATCTCGATCCACCAGGACAGATGCTATCCGCATGACACGGGGTCCATCGACGATCAGGGCAAGGGCGCCGGCCTCGGGTTCAACATGAACATCCCCCTGCCCCCCGGTTGCGGCCACAACGCCTATGTCGAGGCGACCGAACGGCTGATCATCCCCAAGCTGAAGGCATTCGATGCCGATCTTGTCATCATCGCATGCGGTTTCGATGCGGGCGGTTTCGATCCTCTCGCCCGGATGATGTGCTCGGCGGAGACGTTCAGGGAAATGACACGGCGCGTCATGCAGGTTTCGGACGGCAAGCTGGTGGCCGCCCATGAAGGCGGGTATTCCGAACTGTATGTGCCCTTCTGCGGCCATGCGATGCTCGAGGAAATGTCCGGATCGACCATCCACGCAGCCGACCCGCTGGCGCAGCGTGTGATGGGGCAACAGCCCGGCGAACGCGTGCAGGCGTTCCATTCCGAGCTCATCGACGACATGGTTGCAAAGCTATTGTGA
- a CDS encoding META domain-containing protein — protein sequence MPARLALLLPALALGYCGQDETATAYGAAGQVWQAQSIDAAAFAVGAELRFPEPGRIAGQGPCNSFTARLDAPYPWFEIADLVATRAACPELEAEGAFFAALLAMEQIEVSGEVLILRNEAGHEMLFRAAD from the coding sequence ATGCCGGCCCGCCTCGCCCTTCTGTTGCCGGCGCTGGCGCTGGGATACTGCGGACAGGACGAGACCGCCACCGCCTATGGTGCCGCCGGGCAGGTCTGGCAGGCCCAGAGCATCGACGCCGCCGCCTTTGCCGTAGGGGCAGAGCTGCGCTTTCCCGAACCGGGACGGATCGCGGGGCAGGGGCCATGCAACAGTTTTACCGCCCGGCTGGACGCGCCCTATCCGTGGTTTGAAATCGCCGATCTGGTCGCCACCCGCGCCGCCTGTCCCGAGTTGGAGGCCGAGGGGGCCTTCTTTGCGGCGCTTCTGGCGATGGAACAGATCGAGGTCTCGGGCGAGGTGCTGATCCTGCGCAACGAGGCCGGGCACGAGATGCTGTTCAGGGCAGCCGACTGA
- the recO gene encoding DNA repair protein RecO has product MDWRDQGILLAVRRHGETSAIIDTFTASHGRHAGVVRGGTSRRIAPILQPGAQLDLSWRARLEDHLGSFTVEPLRSRAAAAMSGRLALAGLNAVVSLLSFCLPEREAHPRLYKQSEQLLDLLGQDEIWPLAYLRWELALLDTLGFGLDLSSCAVTGNSDDLVYVSPRSGRAVSAGAAGEWAERLLPLPPCLRGEGPAPDPEIAQALRTTGHFLEHRVAPALGHAPLPQARGRLLDLISRLP; this is encoded by the coding sequence ATGGACTGGCGTGATCAGGGCATCCTGCTGGCCGTGCGCCGCCATGGCGAGACCTCGGCGATCATCGACACCTTTACCGCCAGCCATGGCCGCCATGCGGGCGTGGTCCGCGGTGGCACCAGCCGCCGCATCGCGCCGATCCTGCAACCGGGTGCACAGCTCGACCTCAGCTGGCGCGCCCGGCTGGAGGACCATCTGGGCAGTTTCACGGTGGAACCCCTGCGCTCGCGCGCGGCGGCGGCGATGTCGGGGCGGCTGGCGTTGGCCGGGTTGAATGCGGTGGTCTCGCTGCTGTCCTTTTGCCTGCCCGAGCGCGAGGCGCATCCCCGCCTCTACAAGCAAAGCGAACAGCTCCTCGACCTGTTGGGGCAGGACGAGATATGGCCGCTCGCCTATCTGCGCTGGGAACTGGCGCTGCTTGACACGCTGGGATTTGGCCTTGATCTGAGCAGCTGCGCGGTGACCGGCAACTCGGACGATCTGGTCTATGTCTCGCCGCGCAGCGGGCGCGCGGTCAGCGCGGGCGCGGCGGGCGAATGGGCCGAACGGCTGTTGCCACTGCCCCCCTGCCTGCGCGGCGAAGGCCCGGCGCCGGACCCCGAGATCGCGCAGGCCCTGCGCACCACCGGCCATTTTCTGGAACACCGCGTCGCGCCCGCCCTGGGCCATGCGCCGCTGCCGCAGGCACGCGGGCGGCTGCTCGACCTGATCAGTCGGCTGCCCTGA
- a CDS encoding DUF1489 family protein: MDNYVNLIKLSVGSESVDSLAEWQATRRAQTPDGLPRHVTRMWPKREGEILNGGSIYWVIKGLIQCRQRVIRMDEVTGQDGTRHCALVLDPELHRTHSTQKRPFQGWRYLNPADTPPDLPKGRAQDDALPEDLNRALAEIGVI; this comes from the coding sequence GTGGATAACTACGTCAATCTGATCAAGCTCAGCGTCGGCTCGGAAAGTGTCGACAGCTTGGCCGAATGGCAGGCGACGCGCCGGGCGCAGACGCCGGACGGATTGCCGCGCCATGTCACCCGCATGTGGCCCAAGCGCGAGGGGGAGATCCTGAATGGCGGGTCGATCTATTGGGTGATCAAGGGGTTGATCCAGTGCCGACAGCGGGTGATTCGGATGGACGAGGTCACCGGACAGGACGGCACCCGCCATTGCGCGCTGGTGCTCGACCCCGAACTGCATCGCACTCACAGCACCCAGAAACGCCCGTTCCAGGGCTGGCGCTATCTGAACCCCGCTGATACGCCGCCCGATCTGCCCAAGGGGCGCGCCCAGGACGACGCGCTGCCCGAGGACCTGAACCGGGCCCTGGCCGAGATCGGGGTGATCTGA
- a CDS encoding LysR family transcriptional regulator: protein MIKIEMLRCFSTVAQTGNLADAAMRMGRTQSALSMTLKQLEEHLGQRLFENERKNRLTPLGQEVFRFAQQQLRQFDDTIQAIEAAARAPQGLLRVASIPSASGLALPGAIETMMQRHPALELELRDMDTGRVVDALLQGQADLGIVSGQPVLNGVESETLFEDAFGLLCATGHPLAQQAQLPDVDAVFASGFIRNSLCALIEAPEIRAALPRARITVHNTHSLLAMVRTGKWVTILPRSVAQVQPKELVFRPIAGLEEQRSVSMLIHTRAQFPQLVAEFADILRHSPWTG, encoded by the coding sequence ATGATCAAGATCGAGATGCTGCGCTGTTTCAGCACCGTGGCGCAAACCGGAAACCTGGCCGATGCGGCGATGCGGATGGGGCGGACCCAGTCCGCCCTGTCGATGACCCTGAAACAGCTTGAGGAACATCTGGGCCAGCGCCTGTTCGAGAACGAGCGCAAGAACCGCCTCACCCCGCTGGGGCAAGAGGTGTTCCGCTTTGCCCAGCAGCAATTGCGTCAGTTCGACGACACCATACAGGCGATCGAAGCGGCGGCGCGGGCGCCGCAGGGGTTGCTCAGGGTGGCTTCGATCCCATCGGCCTCGGGTCTGGCGCTGCCGGGCGCGATCGAGACGATGATGCAGCGCCATCCAGCGCTGGAGCTGGAGCTGCGCGACATGGATACCGGGCGCGTGGTCGACGCGCTGTTGCAGGGGCAGGCCGATCTGGGCATCGTCTCGGGCCAGCCGGTCCTGAACGGAGTCGAAAGCGAGACCCTGTTCGAGGATGCCTTTGGCCTGCTCTGCGCCACCGGGCACCCGCTGGCGCAGCAGGCACAGCTGCCCGATGTCGACGCGGTCTTTGCCTCGGGCTTTATCCGCAACAGCCTGTGCGCATTGATCGAGGCGCCCGAGATTCGCGCCGCCCTGCCCCGGGCCCGGATCACCGTGCACAACACCCATTCGCTGCTGGCGATGGTGCGCACGGGGAAATGGGTGACGATCCTGCCGCGCTCGGTCGCGCAGGTGCAGCCTAAAGAGTTGGTGTTCCGCCCCATCGCCGGGCTGGAGGAGCAGCGCAGCGTCTCGATGCTGATCCACACCCGGGCCCAGTTCCCGCAACTGGTCGCGGAATTCGCCGACATCCTGCGCCACAGCCCCTGGACCGGCTGA
- a CDS encoding adenosylcobalamin-dependent ribonucleoside-diphosphate reductase produces MSRFAAPIAEQIWDMKYRFKQADGTPIDQTVEDSWRRIARDLARVEQDPDRWEREFYTALEDFKYLPAGRITAGAGTARQVTLFNCFVMGTIPDSMGGIFEMLKEAALTMQQGGGIGYDFSTIRPRGADVKGVAADASGPLSFMDVWDAMCRTIMSAGSRRGAMMATMRCDHPDIEQFIGAKSDPARLRMFNMSVLVTDAFMEAVKADGSWELQFDGKVYHTVEARTLWNKIMQATYDYAEPGVIFIDRINAANNLNYVETIAATNPCGEQPLPPYGACLLGSVNLARLVSNPFEDAAELDPEALQKLVATAVRMMDNVVDASRFPLPEQAAEAQNKRRIGLGVTGLADALLMLGLRYGSDEAAKQTEDWLHAIARAAYLASVELAKEKGAFPLFDAEKYLASGTMRAMDEDVREAIRTHGIRNALLTSIAPTGTISLYAGNVSSGIEPVFAYAYTRKVLQKDGSRTEEEVVDYAVQMWRDKFADAPLPDYFVNAQTLAPADHVRMQAAAQKWIDSSISKTINCPEDISFDAFKDVYMQAWDLGCKGCTTYRPNDVTGSVLTVSESADKAPGESASAPHGTEGGDVIYMSEPLDRPQTLEGNTYKLKWPDSEHAIYLTINDIIINGHRRPFEVFINSKNMEHYAWTLALTRMISAVFRRGGDVSFVVEELKAVFDPRGGAWVKGKYIPSILAAIGGVIEQHLIAIGFLEGEGMGLKSDPQAQVVNGDMPRGKACPSCGQFDMQMVEGCMTCRSCGHSKCG; encoded by the coding sequence ATGAGCCGTTTCGCCGCCCCCATCGCCGAGCAGATTTGGGACATGAAATACCGTTTCAAACAGGCGGACGGCACCCCGATCGACCAGACGGTCGAGGACAGCTGGCGCCGGATCGCCCGCGATCTGGCCCGCGTCGAACAGGATCCCGACCGCTGGGAGCGGGAATTCTACACCGCGCTGGAGGATTTCAAATATCTGCCTGCCGGGCGCATCACCGCCGGTGCGGGCACCGCGCGGCAGGTGACGCTGTTCAACTGCTTTGTCATGGGCACCATCCCCGACAGCATGGGCGGCATCTTTGAGATGCTGAAAGAGGCGGCGCTGACCATGCAGCAGGGCGGCGGCATCGGCTACGACTTCTCGACCATCCGCCCGCGCGGCGCGGATGTCAAAGGCGTGGCCGCCGATGCTTCGGGGCCGCTCAGCTTCATGGATGTGTGGGATGCCATGTGCCGCACCATCATGTCCGCCGGTTCCCGCCGGGGCGCGATGATGGCGACCATGCGCTGCGACCATCCCGATATCGAACAGTTCATCGGTGCCAAGTCCGACCCCGCCCGCCTGCGCATGTTCAACATGTCGGTGCTGGTGACCGATGCCTTCATGGAGGCCGTCAAGGCCGACGGCTCGTGGGAGCTGCAATTCGACGGCAAGGTCTATCACACGGTCGAGGCGCGGACCCTGTGGAACAAGATCATGCAGGCCACCTATGATTATGCCGAGCCGGGCGTGATCTTCATCGACCGCATCAACGCGGCCAACAACCTGAACTATGTCGAGACCATCGCCGCCACCAACCCCTGTGGTGAACAGCCCCTGCCACCCTATGGCGCCTGCCTGCTGGGCTCGGTCAACCTGGCGCGGCTGGTGTCGAACCCGTTCGAAGACGCGGCAGAACTTGACCCCGAAGCGCTGCAAAAGCTGGTCGCCACCGCCGTGCGGATGATGGACAACGTGGTCGATGCCTCGAGGTTCCCGCTGCCCGAACAGGCCGCCGAGGCACAGAACAAGCGCCGGATCGGGCTGGGCGTGACCGGGCTGGCCGATGCGCTGTTGATGCTGGGTTTGCGGTATGGCAGCGACGAGGCCGCCAAGCAGACCGAGGACTGGCTGCACGCCATCGCCCGCGCCGCCTATCTTGCCTCGGTCGAGCTGGCCAAGGAAAAGGGCGCCTTTCCCCTGTTTGACGCCGAGAAATACCTGGCCTCGGGCACCATGCGGGCGATGGACGAGGATGTGCGCGAGGCGATCCGCACCCATGGCATCCGCAACGCGCTGTTGACCTCGATCGCGCCGACCGGGACCATCTCGCTTTATGCCGGCAACGTGTCGTCGGGGATCGAACCGGTCTTTGCCTATGCCTATACCCGCAAAGTGCTGCAAAAAGACGGCAGCCGGACCGAGGAAGAGGTGGTCGATTACGCGGTGCAGATGTGGCGCGACAAGTTCGCCGACGCCCCCCTGCCCGACTATTTCGTCAACGCCCAGACGCTGGCGCCTGCCGATCACGTGCGGATGCAGGCGGCGGCGCAGAAATGGATCGACAGCTCGATCTCCAAAACGATCAACTGCCCCGAGGATATCTCGTTCGACGCGTTCAAGGATGTCTACATGCAGGCCTGGGATCTGGGCTGCAAGGGCTGCACGACATACCGCCCCAATGATGTGACGGGCTCGGTCCTGACAGTCTCGGAAAGCGCCGACAAGGCGCCGGGTGAAAGCGCCAGCGCCCCGCACGGGACCGAGGGCGGCGACGTCATCTATATGTCTGAACCGCTGGACCGGCCGCAGACGCTCGAGGGCAATACCTACAAGCTGAAATGGCCCGACAGCGAGCACGCGATCTATCTGACCATCAACGACATCATCATCAACGGCCATCGCCGCCCGTTCGAGGTGTTCATCAACTCCAAGAACATGGAGCACTACGCCTGGACGCTGGCGCTGACGCGGATGATCTCGGCGGTGTTCCGGCGCGGCGGCGATGTGTCCTTTGTGGTCGAAGAGCTGAAGGCCGTGTTCGATCCGCGCGGCGGCGCCTGGGTCAAGGGCAAGTACATCCCCTCGATCCTTGCGGCCATCGGCGGCGTGATCGAACAGCACTTGATTGCCATCGGCTTTCTCGAAGGCGAGGGCATGGGCCTGAAATCGGACCCACAGGCGCAAGTGGTGAATGGCGACATGCCCCGTGGCAAGGCCTGCCCCAGCTGCGGCCAGTTCGACATGCAGATGGTCGAGGGCTGCATGACCTGCCGCAGCTGCGGCCATTCCAAATGCGGCTGA
- a CDS encoding aldehyde dehydrogenase family protein, whose protein sequence is MSDTKLNLIAGEWLAGEAEIENRNPSDLSDLVGMFAQASADQLDATLHQARRAQAEWAAYGMERKQAVLMAIGTELMARAEELGTLLSREEGKPLAEGKGEVYRAGQFFTYYAAECLRQLGENADSVRPGVEVDVRREAVGVVAVISPWNFPTATASWKIAPALCYGNAVVWKPANITPASAVALTEIIARQDIPKGLFSLAMGSGRSIGQRLVESPLVNAISFTGSVPVGKGIASAAIQNLTKVQMEMGSKNALAVMDDADLDLAVTLALGGAFGGTGQKCTASSRLVVHAAIHDAFVEKLVAGTQAMKVGHALAEGTQMGPVVSQQQLSENLAYVDLGKSEGAELACGGQRLEMPQEGYYMSPGVFLNTTNTMRINREEMFAPLTSVIKVGSYDEALSVVNDTNFGLTSGIVTKSLARATHFRRNARTGVVTVNLPTAGTDYHVPFGGRGDSSYGPREQGKAAAEFYTTVKTAYISAGAPQ, encoded by the coding sequence ATGTCGGACACAAAACTCAATCTCATCGCGGGCGAATGGCTGGCGGGCGAAGCCGAAATCGAAAACCGCAACCCGTCGGACCTGAGCGATCTGGTTGGCATGTTCGCACAGGCCAGCGCCGATCAGCTTGACGCGACGCTGCACCAGGCCCGGCGCGCACAGGCGGAATGGGCCGCCTATGGGATGGAGCGCAAGCAGGCGGTGCTGATGGCCATCGGTACCGAGCTGATGGCCCGGGCCGAGGAACTGGGCACGCTGCTCAGCCGCGAAGAGGGCAAGCCGCTGGCCGAGGGCAAGGGCGAGGTCTATCGCGCCGGTCAGTTCTTTACCTATTACGCCGCCGAATGCCTGCGCCAGCTGGGCGAGAATGCCGATTCCGTACGTCCGGGCGTCGAGGTCGACGTGCGCCGCGAGGCGGTGGGCGTCGTTGCAGTGATCAGCCCCTGGAACTTTCCCACCGCCACCGCCTCGTGGAAGATCGCGCCGGCGCTCTGCTATGGCAATGCGGTGGTGTGGAAACCGGCCAATATCACCCCCGCCAGCGCCGTGGCGCTGACCGAGATCATTGCGCGCCAGGATATCCCCAAGGGCCTGTTCAGCCTGGCCATGGGCTCGGGGCGCAGCATCGGTCAACGGCTGGTGGAAAGCCCGCTGGTCAATGCGATTTCCTTCACCGGCTCGGTACCGGTGGGCAAGGGCATCGCATCCGCCGCGATCCAGAACCTGACCAAGGTGCAGATGGAAATGGGGTCCAAGAACGCGCTGGCGGTGATGGACGATGCCGATCTGGATCTGGCGGTCACGCTGGCGCTGGGCGGCGCCTTTGGCGGCACCGGGCAGAAATGCACCGCAAGCTCGCGGCTGGTGGTGCATGCCGCCATCCACGATGCCTTTGTCGAGAAGCTGGTGGCAGGCACACAGGCGATGAAGGTGGGCCATGCGCTGGCCGAGGGCACCCAGATGGGGCCGGTGGTGAGCCAGCAGCAACTGTCCGAGAACCTCGCCTATGTCGATCTGGGCAAATCCGAGGGCGCCGAACTGGCCTGCGGCGGCCAGCGGCTCGAAATGCCGCAGGAGGGCTATTACATGTCGCCCGGCGTGTTCCTGAACACCACCAACACCATGCGCATCAACCGCGAAGAGATGTTCGCGCCGCTGACCAGCGTGATCAAGGTCGGCAGCTATGACGAGGCGCTGAGCGTGGTGAACGACACCAATTTCGGCCTGACCTCGGGTATCGTGACCAAATCGCTGGCGCGTGCCACCCATTTCCGCCGCAACGCGCGCACCGGGGTGGTGACGGTGAACCTGCCGACCGCGGGCACCGATTACCATGTGCCGTTTGGCGGCCGGGGCGACAGCTCTTACGGGCCGCGCGAACAGGGCAAGGCGGCGGCCGAGTTCTATACCACGGTCAAGACCGCATACATCAGCGCGGGGGCACCACAATGA
- a CDS encoding membrane dipeptidase — protein sequence MSYRIDGLQYANWSEKIFRQLRAGNVDAVHVTIAYHESFRETVLNFEKWNRWFEQYPDLIMKGQWASDIDTARETGRTAIFFGFQNPSPIEDDIGLVEILHTLGARFMQLTYNNQSLLATGCYEAEDAGITRMGRQVIKEMNRVGLVVDMSHSADRSTIEAAEISERPIAITHANPHDWAPALRNKRDDVIRAVTENGGMLGFSVYPHHLKDKSDCTLDSFCEMIARTAERYGVDHLGIGTDLCQDQPDSVVEWMRTGRWSKEIDFGEGSASAPGLPPMPHWFEDNRDFGNIENGLRATGLNKDEVAGIMGGNWYRFFAQNFVPQG from the coding sequence ATGAGCTATCGCATCGACGGCCTGCAATATGCCAACTGGTCGGAAAAGATCTTTCGCCAGCTGCGTGCGGGCAATGTCGATGCGGTGCATGTCACCATCGCCTATCACGAAAGCTTTCGTGAAACGGTCCTGAATTTCGAGAAATGGAACCGCTGGTTCGAACAATACCCCGACCTGATCATGAAAGGGCAATGGGCCAGCGACATCGACACCGCGCGCGAGACCGGGCGCACCGCGATCTTTTTCGGATTCCAGAACCCCAGCCCGATCGAGGACGATATCGGACTGGTCGAGATCCTGCACACGCTGGGCGCACGTTTCATGCAGCTGACCTATAACAACCAGTCGCTGCTGGCGACCGGCTGTTACGAGGCCGAGGATGCGGGCATCACCCGCATGGGCCGTCAGGTCATCAAGGAGATGAACCGGGTGGGGCTGGTGGTGGACATGAGCCATTCCGCCGACCGCTCGACCATCGAGGCCGCCGAGATCTCGGAACGCCCGATCGCCATCACCCATGCCAACCCGCATGACTGGGCCCCGGCCCTTCGCAACAAGCGTGACGACGTGATCCGGGCTGTGACCGAAAATGGCGGCATGCTGGGCTTTTCGGTCTATCCCCATCACCTGAAGGACAAGTCCGACTGCACGCTGGACAGCTTCTGCGAGATGATCGCGCGTACCGCCGAGCGGTACGGCGTCGACCATCTGGGGATCGGCACCGACCTGTGTCAGGACCAGCCCGACAGCGTGGTGGAATGGATGCGGACCGGGCGCTGGTCCAAGGAGATCGACTTTGGCGAGGGTTCCGCCAGCGCGCCGGGGCTTCCCCCGATGCCGCACTGGTTCGAGGACAATCGCGACTTTGGAAATATCGAGAACGGGTTACGCGCGACCGGCCTGAACAAGGACGAAGTGGCCGGGATCATGGGCGGGAACTGGTACAGGTTCTTTGCCCAGAACTTCGTCCCGCAAGGATAA
- the lepB gene encoding signal peptidase I — protein sequence MASKAAKTGNAFVETIKTIVYALLIAGVFRTLFFQPFWIPSGSMKETLLIGDFLFVNKMAYGYSYASCPSLVLPQFGIDIDAEDVCGWAKGDNDRLFGGTPERGDVVVFRHPVSGRDFIKRLIGVPGDRIQMKDGVLYINDQAVKLEDDGVFEELAEAQGPQRLRPRCENGPVGEGGICQKSRQIETLPNGVSHKIVNIGNQASDHTGVYTVPEGNYFFMGDNRDNSSDSRLPQSAGGVGYVPYENLIGRADRIMFSSAGRSMLFFWTWRSDRFFKGIE from the coding sequence ATGGCCAGCAAAGCCGCCAAGACCGGAAATGCCTTTGTCGAGACGATCAAGACCATCGTCTATGCGCTGCTAATCGCGGGCGTGTTCCGGACCCTGTTCTTTCAGCCGTTCTGGATTCCGTCGGGCTCGATGAAGGAAACGCTGCTGATCGGTGATTTCCTCTTCGTCAACAAGATGGCCTATGGCTATTCCTATGCGTCGTGCCCCAGCCTGGTGCTGCCGCAATTCGGCATCGACATCGACGCCGAGGATGTCTGTGGCTGGGCCAAGGGCGACAATGACCGCCTGTTCGGCGGCACCCCCGAACGCGGGGATGTGGTGGTGTTCCGTCATCCGGTCTCTGGGCGTGACTTCATCAAGCGGTTGATCGGCGTGCCGGGTGACCGCATCCAGATGAAGGACGGCGTGCTTTACATCAACGATCAGGCGGTGAAGCTCGAAGACGACGGCGTGTTCGAGGAGCTGGCCGAGGCGCAAGGCCCCCAGCGCCTGCGCCCGCGCTGCGAAAACGGCCCGGTGGGCGAGGGTGGCATCTGCCAGAAGTCGCGCCAGATCGAAACGCTGCCCAACGGCGTCAGCCACAAGATCGTCAATATCGGTAATCAGGCTTCGGATCATACCGGCGTCTACACGGTGCCCGAGGGGAATTACTTCTTCATGGGCGATAACCGCGACAATTCCAGCGACAGCCGCCTGCCGCAATCGGCGGGTGGGGTCGGCTATGTGCCTTATGAAAACCTGATCGGTCGGGCCGACCGCATCATGTTCTCGTCGGCGGGCCGCTCGATGCTGTTCTTCTGGACCTGGCGCAGCGACCGTTTCTTCAAGGGGATCGAGTGA